The Daucus carota subsp. sativus chromosome 9, DH1 v3.0, whole genome shotgun sequence genome window below encodes:
- the LOC108203127 gene encoding uncharacterized protein LOC108203127: protein MDDEDNVPSGSSSGSNKKTRGPTVCKKLKKRIENQNLECQINFDEYGQPCGDMLKDFTIYLGSVVRFQVDINLESWDVVNQGLKDVIWDDIKNRWKLDDSRKKIVLEKAAKQWRDFKGKLTKNFLRTGKDPCEVYHFISREQWEIYKTRRQSEEFKAISDKAKKSQQHNEHVHFLGPSGYRAKRTKWSIEDPIAGLENSESLDPSILSSDRSVRSYDWVRARTKKNDKGEYYIPNSQTKEVFEKMGELQKQVVDGSWTPKGHDDILSRALGRKEHGGRVRGVGGGAKIKDVFGPGKSKQSGVISMDELATITQEITKKVQKECDEKLEIMNTKLQGMFHHLKQIGLSLPEDNFLDDIGNPRQDIVRSSCQSVGEQDHISELKTPTLCRLCVIDMVKGRVVVARGTVFPSNNEGGNLIHNNPIAPQNIRVSVDDVVPEFQQAPLPVPCNEHETIGNAEGSFVQWPKDLVMLGQDPISLENKKGHDKRSKDVVTKPESKGSATQKNKGLGDENSTQNCRSLRYLLEQSNAKGTTFTFEQDGEPIYVTYEDVDQFLKRSWLNIPILEIFSKYIGKLCKELNDDRFAFMSPSRLVINHKREYNRIEDATQYMTQFLVANKDKRFIIAPYIQDDHWMLLLFCLDESVIYVFDSLRRERDIRLTTPARTAFKLYVPQGGKRNNRKEFLWSHTDVQCPQQEGGTECGFFVMRYMYEVVKLSQKNPNINWKEGLGLRRYLKKEINEVRELWAEYFTVECL from the exons ATGGATGATGAGGATAATGTACCATCGGGTTCTAGTTCAGGAAGCAACAAAAAGACCAGGGGTCCTACTGTCtgtaaaaaactgaaaaaaagaATTGAAAACCAGAATTTGGAGTGTCAAATTAATTTTGATGAATATGGTCAGCCATGTGGGGACATGCTTAAAGATTTCACAATTTATCTAGGATCAGTTGTCCGGTTTCAGGTTGACATAAATTTGGAGAGTTGGGACGTAGTTAATCAAGGATTAAAAGATGTAATTTGGGATGATATTAAG AATCGTTGGAAGCTCGATGATTCACGAAAAAAGATTGTGCTAGAGAAGGCAGCAAAGCAATGGCGGGATTTCAAGGGTAAATTGACAAAGAATTTCTTGCGAACCGGAAAGGATCCATGTGAAGTCTATCATTTCATCAGCCGAGAGCAGTGGGAAATATACAAAACTAGACGCCAATCTGAGGAATTTAAG GCGATAAGTGACAAGGCAAAAAAAAGTCAGCAACATAATGAGCATGTGCATTTTCTTGGGCCGAGTGGATATCGTGCAAAAAGGACTAAGTGGTCTATTGAGGATCCCATAGCTGGTTTGGAAAATTCAGAATCTCTTGACCCGTCGATTTTATCGAGTGATCGTAGTGTACGTAGTTATGATTGGGTTAGAGCACGTACAAAAAAGAACGATAAAGGCGAATATTACATCCCAAACAGTCAAACAAAGGAAGTCTTCGAGAAAATG GGTGAGTTGCAGAAGCAAGTTGTAGATGGATCTTGGACGCCAAAGGGTCATGATGATATTCTATCACGGGCACTTGGACGTAAGGAGCATGGAGGGCGTGTTAGAGGCGTTGGAGGAGGAGCAAAAATTAAAGATGTTTTTGGGCCGGGAAAAAGCAAACAGAGTGGGGTGATTTCGATGGATGAATTGGCCACGATTACACAGGAAATTACCAAAAAAGTGCAGAAGGAGTGTGATGAAAAGCTTGAGATAATGAACACAAAACTTCAGGGGATGTTTCACCATTTAAAACAGATTGGCTTGTCACTCCCGGAGGATAATTTCTTGGATGATATCGGAAACCCAAGGCAAGATATTGTTCGAAGTAGCTGCCAATCAGTGGGAGAACAAGATCATATATCAGAGCTGAAG ACACCAACACTTTGTCGGCTTTGCGTGATAGATATGGTAAAAGGGAGAGTGGTCGTGGCTAGGGGCACCGTATTCCCGTCTAACAATGAAGGCGGTAACTTGATTCATAATAATCCAATTGCCCCTCAGAATATTAGAGTATCGGTTGATGATGTTGTTCCAGAGTTTCAGCAGGCTCCCCTTCCAGTGCCATGCAATGAACATGAAACAATAGGAAATGCTGAGGGTAGTTTTGTACAGTGGCCTAAGGACCTCGTGATGTTAGGACAG GATCCCATATCATTGGAGAATAAAAAAGGTCATGACAAAAGATCGAAAGATGTTGTCACAAAGCCTGAGAGCAAAGGTTCAGCGACTCAAAAGAATAAAGGCCTTGGTGACGAAAATTCAACTCAAAATTGTCGATCCTTGCGCTACTTGCTTGAGCAATCTAATGCAAAAGGTACAACTTTTACTTTTGAACAAGATGGAGAACCTATATATGTGACATACGAAGATGTTGATCAATTTCTAAAAAGGAGCTGGTTAAATATACCCATCTTGGAAATCTTTTCAAA GTACATTGGGAAGTTGTGCAAAGAGCTAAACGATGATAGGTTTGCATTTATGTCACCTTCTAGACTAGTGATAAATCACAAGCGTGAATACAATCGTATTGAGGATGCAACTCAATATATGACACAATTTTTAGTTGCAAACAAAGATAAGCGTTTCATCATTGCACCATACATCCAAGA TGATCATTGGATGTTACTTCTGTTTTGTTTGGATGAGAGTGTTATTTATGTGTTTGATTCCTTGAGAAGGGAACGAGATATAAGGTTGACGACCCCGGCACGAAC GGCATTTAAACTTTATGTACCACAAGGTGGAAAGAGAAATAACAGAAAGGAATTTCTTTGGTCTCATACAGATGTTCAG TGTCCTCAACAAGAAGGAGGTACGGAGTGCGGATTTTTTGTTATGAGGTACATGTATGAAGTAGTCAAGCTTTCTCAAAAAAATCCCAACATCAATTGGAAAGAG GGTCTTGGTTTAAGGAGGTATCTAAAGAAGGAAATCAATGAGGTTCGAGAGTTGTGGGCTGAATATTTTACTGTTGAATGTCTATAA
- the LOC108201331 gene encoding uncharacterized protein LOC108201331 codes for MDRATWMYKLPRVSHEYVSGVNEFISCAVENIKQKGTEQGKEEMITCPCRDCYNLKKYPDAETVRGHLFRRGFMENYTKWIWHGEGIQSRRPETVSRTYESYGDSMDTNNEDDVENDKVHEMIEDVEDLLMHQPEVLEHLVDDSKKLLYPGCSDQFTRLSTTLKLCKLKVKNGWSDKSFTEMLKLLADILPPKNELPTSTYEAKKILCPMGMNVKKIHACPNDCVLFRNEHEHLHACPKCGASRFKREGSSSSTNDKKRPPVKVLRYLPIVERFRRLFANVNDAKLLRWHVEGRKSDGMLRHPADSPQWRTIDGKFPEFGGELRNLRLGLCADGMNP; via the exons atGGATCGTGCCACGTGGATGTACAAATTACCGCGGGTTTCACATGAGTATGTTAGTGGGGTTAACGAATTCATTTCATGTGCGGTTGAGAACATAAAACAGAAGGGCACCGAACAGGGTAAAGAAGAAATGATCACATGTCCCTGTCGTgattgttataatttaaaaaagtatCCTGATGCCGAGACAGTGCGTGGACATTTATTTCGGCGTGGCTTCATGGAAAATTATACTAAGTGGATCTGGCATGGTGAAGGAATACAATCCAGAAGACCAGAGACAGTTAGTAGAACATATGAAAGTTATGGAGATAGTATGGATACTAATAACGAAGATGATGTAGAAAACGACAAGGTCCATGAGATGATCGAAGATGTTGAAGATCTTCTAATGCACCAGCCGGAGGTTCTTGAACACTTGGTTGATGACTCCAAGAAACTTCTGTATCCCGGGTGCAGTGATCAGTTTACGAGGTTGTCAACTACCCTTAAATTGTGTAAGCTTAAAGTGAAGAATGGGTGGAGTGACAAAAGTTTCACCGAAATGCTAAAACTTCTGGCAGACATTCTTCCTCCGAAGAACGAGCTTCCCACCTCCACCTATGAGGCGAAGAAGATATTGTGTCCGATGGGTATGAATGTGAAGAAGATACATGCATGTCCAAATGACTGTGTGTTGTTTCGCAATGAGCACGAACATCTACACGCCTGTCCAAAATGCGGAGCATCTAGGTTCAAGCGGGAGGGAAGTAGTTCTTCAACTAATGACAAGAAGAGGCCTCCGGTCAAGGTTTTGCGTTATCTGCCTATAGTGGAACGATTCAGACGACTCTTTGCAAATGTAAATGATGCGAAACTATTGAGGTGGCATGTTGAAGGAAGAAAATCAGATGGGATGCTTCGACACCCAGCCGACTCACCACAATGGAGAACCATTGATGGAAAGTTTCCGGAATTCGGCGGAGAACTTAGAAACCTTCGACTTGGCCTTTGTGCAGATGGCATGAATCC GTAA